The Pyrus communis chromosome 12, drPyrComm1.1, whole genome shotgun sequence genomic sequence TGGtgtatgataaaaaaataatggtgttatccacacatttatttttattttttacattttttttttaatttttaataatcagattgaataaattaaagaagattaaTAGATAAAAGTAAACAGAAGTGTGAGGGTgataaaaaatggtgtgtgaatTATAAGACCACCGTTAAAAAAATAGAATCCgcataacatttttctttttttttcatcattttttgtttttgtcttttgattgtattttaatattttcattcaaagagtcaaaaaataaatagaagcgagagtaaaaaagaaaaggctaaaTTGTAGCAAATGCTTATGATCTATAACACGAGTTTCGTTTTTGCTTCTGAACTCTATTAATAGTTTCCTTCCTCAAATTATGTCATTCGTTGCTCTATTAGTCCTTTTCGTTAAAGTACCATGAACCATCCACAAAATTTCGTGTTTATGATTGGATCTCCTGAATGTATGACTACatgatcttagttttaattggaACTCTTTAATACCCCATAAAGTATTTTGAGGAGGAACTCCTCCTTAACCTTAAGGAGCCAAGCTCTtctctttttaaaataaattaagtgttttttttttttaaatttttatttttatttttatgaagctTAAATTTGATAGAAAAGAAGACATAGTTGATGGAAAGAACACTCATGCAACATAGAGTTAAATTGAAGGACGAGAGAAATTAATATGAGAACTTAGTGacgaaaaataaacataaaagaaaGTTCAGGGATCCTTGCTACCATGcactcaaaagaaaaataatgtataAATATCAATTGCATGTATAATAACTAGCAAATGTTGGATGTACCGTAATAACCTAACATGGATGTCATTTTCCAGCCAAATTTTGACGGTTTATTTATAACTTGGTAATCCAAATTAGTTTCTCCGAGGGCTTTTTGGGTAATCCAAACATGTCTACAGTCATTACAGATCACTTTAGTCCAAGTTGACATATGAATATGACAACCCATTTTCCTATAGTTAATCACCACGAAATGAAGTAGGATAATACTAGGGATGTCAAAATCctaaactaaatttacaaactaaattatgtgtcattAATAGGAAGTAAGTATGGTAATCAACACTTactaattcaattatcaatattcacattatttggtttgcaaaatttagtttaaaattttggtctccctTACATTATCCGATGAAATATAATGGCCATCCCAACTATTATTctagaataaaaaaacaaaataataaaaaacaaaaaaaaagtaggaAAGAGGATGGAAAGTGGATTTGAGTAATCAAATGTCGTTGGTGGATGTGTTGTGGTTTGGATTCTTGTGTGTTGGGTTTTTGTGCTTAGGTTTTTTCAATGAACAAGATGTTTTCCAAACTTATCTCTTACATTTCTTGAGTTAAAACCACAGAAGCATCCTTTGTTTTTGGCAATGCGTGAAATATCTGCCTGCTGCCCTCTTTACATTCTTGGAGACCTATAATTCCCATAACCTAACTCGTAGGATAAAGAAGTATGCATTTCAAGGGGTGAGAGAAATGAGCGGTGTTATTATTGTACACGAAAAAGTTACGTTCTTCAAATGTATGATGTGTTGGGCACgtcattttataaattttatttgataaaaCAACGGGGGTAAAGTGTGAGTATGACACCTTATTATGCAGTTAGTCAAAATTACTTTCACAAAAGCATGTGACCTCTTGTATTTTGGTCTTAATTATCTAATCCCACCACATCGATCACACTTTGTGTGAGAGTTTCCCTTACAAAACATGTCATAACCAAGTTTTCTTTGGCATGGCGAATCATTTACTGAAAATAAATGACCAAATATTTGGTGGCGGACGTAGCATTCGAGGGAGAATTTCATAGAACAGGTCACTACCACTGTGGCGTCCCAAATCACTAATGCAAGGTTATGTGCAAGACTTTCTCCTTATGACCTTGTATTTGTGGTTCAAACACCAAAGTGCCAGTGAAACCGTACCATCTACGTCCTTCTCGTAGCATCGCCCCATTCAAGGTGGCAAGACATTACACATAGATTCTTTGTCTAAAAATGAAGATGTCTAACATCACGAGGTAGAATAGGACGAACGTTTGCGCTTGACGAGGGCAAAAATTGAAAGATCATAAGAGTTAAATGTTGTAGTCAAACATATGATGGCTacatttatacttaaaatatgaGAACCCAAATTCAAATTCTCTTTTAACAACACGCAATAGTCCAGAAATGTCATCTCAATAATCCCAATCTTGCCCAACAAGTAAGTCCGTCCCACCCAATAGGCCCTACagacttggaagaaaaaaagaaccaagATGGAGAGTGGTCCAGGGTCCATCTTCAATTATGTTTCTACAGCATTATCGTCAACAGGGACGGGAACCGGCCACGATTAGAAAAAATACACCCAAGGATTTTGAGAGAATATAAATACGGGGTAACGAAACATAAACTTTTCTATCTGGAAACAAATAAGAGCAGTGAAACTCAGCAATGATAGCacttacaaagagaaaatcaaatGCAGACATTTTCCCAGTCGCCCGTCTGGTTTGAATGCAACAGAGCAGCGAAGGGGTAAAAAATTTCACTTCatccaaaaaataatacattGTTTCCAGTTTCAACATTTCAACAGGGATTCTACCGTTATGTCTGAATTGCCAATATGATTAGGGCAAGGGAACTCATATGATTGGACCAAGAAAACTATAGTCAAGCTTGATCGTTTAGAGAGATCAGTGATCAGCGTTGATTCCGAATATACGAACCTTGTGCATGTTTGGGAACTTTGCAACTACCAACACAAAAACTGCTAGCGTGTTAAAGATGAGCATTGGATTTTGATAGTCCGTCGTGTGTGAGGCTATCAAGTACCTGCCAAATGAAAGATGATGGATAGGTAAGCAAAATAGATGTCTTATTGAGTTAGAATTATTCGATACAGTAGCATCACACGTGAGAAAAAAGTTGTACATCCCATGAGCATTCTGGTCTAACATGTCTGAGTGCATTTCTATAATTCATAAGATCAAATTAAGCTAACCAACAAACGTGTGACATCTGTATAACAGCTATGTTGAATTAAATGGTTCACTTTATTCTGAAGCGCTCACCGATGGGACTTAAATTGAGGGACACTGTATTTAATGGTTAGACACAAGATGACTATTGTAAGAGACCATCAAGGGAGCACCGCTGATCTCCCCGTAATGACTAGAATTCATGCTTGCATTTTCAAAATCCAAAAAGCGATCTGCAAGGCTTATAAAGAAAAACTTCCAAGTACTTACAACACAACAGGCACGACAGTTAGAAATTTTCTGTTTCGAGTGAGTTGGTTGCCATTGTCTATTTGCTCCCACCATGTCAGTGCATTGTAGATACCCTGATCATCTGCAAATGGTGTTCCTTTCTTCCAGTGGAAAAAGTGATAAGTAACCTTAAGACAATCATAAAACATGGTCATAAGTAAATCAAAGTATCAATAACTAAACTATAATAAAGACATCAAATCTACCATACAGATCATAAGATAGATAACACATATTCGACGACCGGTTAACCTCCAACAAGACATCAACTTTTTACTTTTCTCAAGAAGATGCATAACAGATACTTATAACATAAAATCAGCAGCCCCAAATTTGAAGAGAGCTTCAACTCAACTCAATTAAAGGGTAGTGAGAACTCAATGAATTTTTCATTTATCAGTATGAAGTTTACAATTCCAAATTACATTAACATTACGCAGAAACACTCTGCCTATATTCCTCAGATAAAAGTTGTTCATTCCCCTGTACCCAATGCTCAGCAAAATCTGCGCTCAGCATCCAGATACGAATCCCGTAAAACTCAATCTGATTTCCTGGTGTTAAATCATAGATACATCCCCGTCTACTGATTTTGATTCTTTTGAGAGCATATTATTGAACAGAGACTTGTTTATCAATTCTACCCCATCTCTACTGCAGAACTGAACACGAGAGTTTCTTCTCCTCCGCCTCCTTGTGAACTAAAAAGATTATACAACTATACAGACCTATATAATAAAGTATATAACTTCCGAGATTGTTCACAATTTCATCCAATCAGTTAGAGACTCCCGCATCTTGCCTAGTGTTTAGAAATTTCTACAATTCGATTCAAACGTAACATAAATTCACATTCAAGtatgatttattcaatcctACTGAGTTCTTCATCAATCACAACAACCCTAAACCATTCGTCGATTCAGATTCACAATCACAATCAAAGTAATTAACCTAATCCACCACCATAATTAACCAAATCGAACAGGAAAAAATAAGCAGATTAAGTTAAATCTTCGAACAAATAAACACAGAAGACTGaagagaagggaagagagaaaatacGAGAAAGTGAGAGAGGTGGACGACGGTCCAGGCCATGCCGGGAGAGCAAGAGAAGAGGCAGAGAACGGTGAGCCACGAGAAAAACACCATAAGAATGTAAGTGGTCCAGACTCCGGGGTACGTGAACCACTCCGTGTTCCGATTCAGATCCGTCGGTCGCACCGCCGTTACATACATTTTCCGATCCTTTTTTTTCTggattttctgaattttttggGATGATGAAACGAAATCAATTAACCGGCAGAGACTACGAGATGGAGATGAAGATTAAGATTAACGACGACGATGATGGGAGTGTTAATAAGGAGCAGCTGCTCATCATCACCGACGtcaaaaacgaaaagaaaataagacgaTTTGGGGAAGTTGCGTTGCAGGACGGATTGAGATTCGGGGGATTTTTGGGGTTGGCGACTTTGGCGTGTGTTGTTGtcgttgttgtttttttttttttttttttttttttttttttttttttttttttttttttttttttttttttggggtttattatttatttaggaatttagaagaaaaaaaatggaattggaGCGAAGGAGTATGATTGATGATGAATATTTTTAgagagctttaatgaaaagagtttgttccaacaaatatttaataaaaaacaatcttaaaatgttatttaatcaaaaggactcaaagtttaataaaaaaattatctaaaACTATTGTGTACATATAACTTTTTTCGTGCCCTTATCCTCCTCATCCTCGTCATCGTTCTCATCCTTTTATCTGCACCATGAACAATTTATAGAGTTAGTATTTTATTCCAATTAGATCCAATAAGGACCTACGATCCTGATGATGTACGTACATGTTAGGCGTCTATAAATAGCTGAGATTCATAACCTTAACTTTGGTCTTTATCTTAGGTTCTTGTTATATCAGGACTAAAAATAAGGTGCACCCAAAATTATGagcattttggaagaaaaatattagaTATGCATTTCATACGCATTCAAGAATGTGCTTTTTTGGTTGTGTGAGGGAAGTATGtgtattttgatttttcttccaTGACTTTCTTCATTTGAGACTTCATTACTTTCTAAAATAGAGCCACCATTTGTATTCCTTTCCCCCTCGGTTTATTTATTTCTCATTTTCCTTGGCTTCTTATCTGGAAACggttaatgtgatataatagcCTTCTGGTATAAAAAGACCCATTGAACGTAGAGGTTAATGTCGAAAGTGCAAATGCATAGGCATTAGGCATTCTTTCATCCGGGAAATGTATTATTGTAATATATGCTTACcaaatcaaagttcaaatcaAAGTTCAAAAATGAAGCATTCATCGGAACAAAACCgccaaaacaagttcaaagaagTTTAATGGCAGAAACTGACGAAAAAATGTCtggaaacaaaaaaagaatcaaaacataaaaatatttttggagaACCCAAAACATAACAATGTTTAtggggaaaaagaaaatcagaTATAGTGTTTGTTTTATCtgtgcacaaacaaacactgtatctggAAAGGAAAgaaccaaaatccaaaaacagtgacttaaattccagaaacagtgacttagatttTAGAAACAGTGAtttagattccagaaacaggctatgttttaacctttgattgtttcttttttttcatgcatcagttgattatatttaagaaacatgatacttatttttctttgaatccaaatacaataaatttcactatttcttttctagctTACATGTATGAAACAGTGTgtctatttcatttggattcagaaaCAGTGCCTTAGATTCCAAAAATAGTGTTTCTTAAAATCCAAAAATAGTTTATTTTTACAGTCCAGAAATAGTGACCCGTAGTTATTATTGAATAACATgcaaatctcaaatttattttctgaggaaacaaacgatgaactccactgatgaagaaaaattgaaaaacagtacTTCGAATACATTATGAATAATAACGATGAtcacatttcaacgaaataatacaaaatataaattaaatagcatgaggatctatatttttgtttcaaagaaaaagaagaaggtctgcaaaacaacgatgaactccattaacgacgaaaatctggaactcaacctaaaaaagttaggggtaaaattgaaaaatcatattttattatAGTTGGGCCATTTTTAGTTGGACTACTTTAATATGGGCCTTGTgctaatcattaaacaaaacttataacgtggtttttgattaaaactaaatttttttaaagcttttttcattagttttcttatatttttaacGGTCGGTGATGGAGTTGGTGCGAAGAGATCCATTAACCTTACCTAACAAtgtataatatattatataaggCTCGTTTGGTGGGCTAGATGAGATTAGACCTTAGAAGTATGATTGGATTAACGAAGACATATAAGATAGGACTTGTAACTCATATAAAATGATAGGTTGGATAACCGACTCTATTGTGGATTCATAACTTATCATATCTAGTCATGTTCATCTCACATTTTGACACAATAAGCAACAGACTGTACTCAAGTGTATTTTAATTGGTCACAACTTATCATAACTAACCCACCAAATAAGCTCATAAGAGTCTCATTCTCCTAGGCTTTAAGGTTTTAGGATAACGatattcatacattcatttttacttcttacacatacAGCTCAATTTTTTGACCGCCAGATCGAATAAATTGTATATCAAGACCACCTAATTTTTATTGTTGTAGTTTCTTCTTCACGTAGATTAAGATGAAATAGTATGCAATTTTGAACCATGAAGTTTAAGAAAACGAGACTAATATCATAAGTACATTTTTGTTGGTCCACCCAAAAATCTGTTATGTGGAGAGATTTTCAATATATTTGGTACACAATCTGATACACCTAAAATCATAACACAATTGAAGAAAGATCTATAAAATTTATCcttacttatattatgacacgaACGGTACTCGACTATATTTCGGTAACATagaaaaagctttgttttgcgccccacCGACATCCTACAATGTTTCCAACAAAAATGAATTATGATTTTTAAAAAGACGTGTTTTCAAAAtatcctttgttttgtttttatgttttttttagcaGCAGACACGTTTTGCAGCCgtatttatttgaaaatatgTTTGGAGGaattgctttttattttatacaaaCGACAGCTTAATAGTTTAAATTGTTAGTTTTTATGGAGAACGAAGATCGAATCCTGCATCAAAGTACATAAACATTATTTCTTTGAGCATTGATAAAATGAacgaagaaataaaagaaaacaattggATGTCTGTGATGATTTGGGTCAACATTTTTTTCGTATTAGAGGGTAACCTTCACATAACAATCCGTAATTTAATACTTGAAAACTTGACTTATATTTATTAGATGCAGTTGATTCTCTCTCGCTTTCTTTCATATTCCTTTATAAATtccacataaataaacatataaattgTTCATTAACGCGAAAGCAATAAAGATAATAGGGTTAGGCTACCCAACCTAACTCCAAAATAAAGTGAAACGAGAAATCTCAAAATGCAAATTAAGGTCATTATTTGGCCAAAGACACTAGTTCTCTTTAAAATGACGGGTTATGGTCCCAAATCAAACATCAAGCTCTCCAAATTCTGAATCTTTTAAACGTATTTTTCTTGTGTTGACGCTTGCCGAACGACTCCATAATCCAAGACGCTAGTTGTTCTACATCACTTACCCAAGTACAAACAGAAGCATTCTACAATGTCAAAATACAAGAATTAACATCATATCATTTGCTTGTGTTGTGGGGGAGAGTAAATTACTAAATTGTAATGCTTGGAAAATATATTGATATAAAGCTCAATTTTCATCAAAGACCAATTAATGCCCTTCCTATTTCAACAGAATATTAATTTTACAACATATAAGGAGGCCAAAGCAAAAACTTGTCAAAGGCTAACAGTTGCATTGCCAGCCCCATCCAATCCCTCCACTAATCTTCTCTTTGCAGACTTCGTTCTAAAACACCAGACCTCGAAGGCCTCGCTCAAGTCCGGATACTGGACCTGCTCGGCTCCCATCCAGTCTGCCAGAATGTCCGCTTGATCATTTGACGGCAATGCCAGCACCAAGGTCACCATGGCCCCTTCAATGCTCTGGCACAAGTCTTCACTCATCTTGTATGGAAAGCCCGTCTCCTCGCTGCCCTTTGAGTCCAAGAGCGGTTTCATCTTCCTTATATAAGGCAGCCATGTCTTTAGTAATGAGACACGGATTGGAGTTGGAAGAATCACATTGCCATAGCCAACTGCTTCCAAGACTTTAGCAGTCACTTCTATGAGCTTAATTTTCAAACCCCACATAAAAGAATCTAGTTTCTTATCCTCGATTACTTCTAAAACGTTACTTGAGTTTTCAGCCCAGTTGGATACGA encodes the following:
- the LOC137710633 gene encoding uncharacterized protein — its product is MYVTAVRPTDLNRNTEWFTYPGVWTTYILMVFFSWLTVLCLFSCSPGMAWTVVHLSHFLVTYHFFHWKKGTPFADDQGIYNALTWWEQIDNGNQLTRNRKFLTVVPVVLYLIASHTTDYQNPMLIFNTLAVFVLVVAKFPNMHKVRIFGINADH